The genomic window tagaggagctgaagctgttagagctacaaagggtggaccaacatcagattaaagcctgtggattaagaatgggacgTCACTCAGGTTTGTATGTGTTTGAAGGGAgacgagtgaatacttttggcaatatagtgcaTCTTCATCAAGCAGGTCCTACCAAGGGATTTGAACACAGTTGTCTTCTCTCTGTGAGCAGCTTTAGTTCCATTGATAACATCCCCGAGCTCCGCAAACACCTCGGCCTGAAAGCCAGAGAGAGGCAATTAGCTCTCAAGTGTTTCGCACAAAGTCACTGAGCATCAAGTTCAGTCTTCGAGTCGAATgtgggaaacaaaacaagacaaaaaccgACCCCAGAGAGGATGACATCACCAGACTCGGTCATCGCCCCCTCCCTGCTGTCCGCGTACACCACGGCGTTCTTCATCAGCTCGTCGTCCAGCTCCCGCCAGTCTGGCCTGCAAGCTCCCACCGCTGCTccgccaaaataaaagcaatgcagtgaagcttttttttttgttttttcaaaaaaggaaCACTTACAGTTCACTAACTAGTCTTTCTGCACTGAATACATCTTAAAAACCTCGTTCTCACCTGCTATATGAGCTCCTGGTTTGACCCACTGGCCGAAGAGCACCGGCTCAGTTGACCCGGTTACGGTCACTATAACATCCGCTCCCCTCACCGCCTCCTCCACTGAGCCGCATCCCTTCACAGGCCCTCCGACCGAGTCGAGAAATCTGTCCACTCCCTGTTTCGTTCGGCTCCAAACTCGAACCTGAGACCAAGCAACCAAGAATATCAACCGACCATGAAGTAACCGGTGGGAACGGGGAGATGTTGGATGTAAAAATGAGCGTTTCAAGGCAACATGAGCGAGACCGCGACTCAAAGAGAGAAGAGTCGTGAATCTAAAAAGATCTCAGAACAGTTAAAACTGAACCACTTATTTTCTTGTGCTGCATCATCTAAAACAGCTCAGATGTTGTTTGCTGTCATCTTGGAACATGTAcctctttaaatgaaaacatttcagtgaaGACACTATAATGACTCAGAGCCTGTTTGCCCGTCCCCAGGATGGCCAGAACATCCGCTCCGGGACACATCAGCAGCTGTatggaaaacaacagcaaaacagatggaaaataaaaaaaataaacacagagagagagaccgACTGGATCTTTAATAAGACGGGACAAACAGCACGTTCTGCATAAATACACTGTGGGGCTGAAGGACTGCTGACATATGCTAAAGAAGCCGAAACTAAGTTGttaaggctaaaagaagcagaacaataactgaaaggagcaaaatgctagctcaaagcagcaaaaagttaGTTTAatgctaaagtagcaaaaggttgactagtagctaaaagtagcaaaaggctagctagaagctaaaagtagctaaaggctaattaAAAGTATTAACAGGttagcaagaagctaaaagcagcaaagggctagctagaaactaaaagtagcaaaataatgGCTATAAGCAAAAAGTAGACAAAGGATAGCTGAAAGTATCAACAGGATTGCTAGagggtaaaagtagcaaaagggtagctagaagctaaaagtagctaaagtcTAATTAAAAGTATTAACAGGctagcaagaagctaaaagctgccaaaggctagctaaaaccttcaacagaatagctagaagctaaaaaaagctaaaggctagctaaaagtatcaacaGGATAGTTGGAGGgcaaaagtagtaaaaggctagctagaaggtaaaattagctaaaggctagttaaaggttttaacaagctagcaaaaagctaaaagtagccaaaggctggctaaaaaaatcaacaggatATCCAAAACGTAAAAGTACCAAAAgtctagcttaaagctaaaagtagcagaagaaatTTACCGACGCAGAACGTTTTAAAAGGATTGAAAGGCTCTCCGTGTATTTCTATGGagtaaatgtttctaaatgaagttaaatattttatattttataagtcAGAGCACCCATctcttgaatgagctgaacattttgatacatgaacagctaaaacagcacaaagtctgcagaagcagTTGGACTCCAGAAAGTgtgcagaaaatgaaagcaaCAGAATGAGTGCTGGACCGGCGTCCACGCCACGAAGAAAAGGACGTGCTTTAGCAGAGATGGCCGAGACGGCGGCGGTCCTCATGGCTGTGATGACCTCCCCATCCATGACCTGCGGGTTGGAAACAAGCCGTGACCGGTCTGAGAGCGAAGAGTGAAGGGGCTGCAGAAACTCCCCCCTGAAGGGTTTCACTCACGGCCTTGACGTTCCCATACTCCGGATCCAGCAGCACCACTGTGGCTTGGACCGACGGTAAGCTGGAGCCCTCCTTCCTTTTGTAGAAACACGCAAACTTGGTGGACAGGACTCCATCGTTCTCCATGTAGGTCGGCATCAACCCCATGAACCTGAAAGGTGAAAGTTCATTAACTGACTTTAAGCCTCGAGAACTGTCGTGTCCCCTTCGTTACGTATTGTAATATTTTGATTATATCCCTCCACTGCATATTGTAACCCCCTTTTGCCTCGATCTGGAGGATATTGCACAGGTGTTGCTCCGAAACGAGTCACTAACATGGACTGGCGTCCCTGTCATGACATGCCCTCACACTCCATCGAATACAGAAAGCTTGACGGGCGTAGCAACAGTAACTAAGGGGGCGGGGCATTTGCGAAAGGTCCAAAAATTCAATTCTTGAACTCTACGTTTGGCCGTGCGTGTCCTGTAGCATCCACCAGGGGGTGCTGCAGCATCGTCCGCGCCCCCAACTTGCCCGTGGGGTTGGTTAAAACTTAACCAGCCTGAGATGCAGAAAAAGCCGGCCTACCCGTTGTGTTTCTGCAGGGGCACGGCGCTGCGTACGGGCTGCACCACCTCCGAGCTGTCCCGCCTGGAAAACTTTCCCAGAGCGTCCTCCAGACGGGGGACCAGGTCTTTGAAGCGCAGCAGACGTCCCACCTCCCGCTCCCATATGACAACAGGAGGTCCGGCCATGGTCTCTGTCCGTCTCTCTCCGACCGACCGAGCTGCAGACTGGGGCAGTTCGGTCCAAAGTTCGAGTCCAGATGCCTCAGCTGCGTTCAAGAGCTGCGGCGGAGCTTTGGTTTCTACCACTCGTGCTGCGTTCAATGGGAGACTGACACTTAAAATCCCGATGTTTCGCATGATTTCTTTAACAGATATCAAATTATCATCAGAAGTTATGTAACttgtaggaaaaaaatcaaattgttACAATACGTCGTatctgtttgaatttattttaatatcatACAGCTGTCACAATTTAATTCAAATATCTAGGTAATCGACTTTGtcataatgtaaatattttcaaGGCTGTCTGAAGGTCTTCAAAGGTTCATTTTGGGCATTAGCTGggtttctcatttgtttttaggccaacccttttatttattttaggttaaatgttttgaggctattagaagaagaagaaacccaTTGTTGAGTCTATAAATTATAACTAATAGAAATGTACAACTAGAAAAGATGGTACCAGTGCAGCACTACACAGCTTCATCAGGATGATTCTGatccaaaactgaaaaagacacctgaattaaaaaaactgaagattcTCAGCCATACATTGGGCTTAGAGCTTAAAGTCAACATTATTAAAGAAGGGTGAAAAAACTTTTGATTGAGGAAAACCAAAATGGCAGCCAACATCTTAGGAAGGGCTTTGAAACACCCAACAACTAGTGATGGTCAGATGAAGATGTGTGAAGCACTGAAGGGTTccagaaaaatgtgtttaaaatggatCATTTCTGGAGGCTTTAAAAACTCAACAGCTCCCCCTGTTGATCAAaggtttgaaacaaataaagaaaattgtcAGTTTAGTCAAAATTCTTACAATTATAGTGTTTTAATTGGTTTCTAAGGTACTGGATCAACAGTACAGTACAGTAGTTTTTATCTTCTAATAAATTTTTAGTTGGTAGAAATGTAGATGTGCAACTGTGAGAATAGAAACAgacatatatactgtatatatgttAATATAAAGtgtataatgttgtttttgtcatttttcctgCCTTGTTGACATGAAATTTAAGATGCTGGGAGATTAAAAGACTTaagacaaatataaaagtttttttttagactttgtatttagttctgCACTACAGACAGACCTCAGACCAGAAATTGTTTGACtaatttaagttgttttacctttgtgttgctctgatttgtttaattttcaagTTCTCTTAAGAAAACTTCACAAATGGGTGGAAAGATAATCTATGGGAGATTTGTTTCAgcttccccccccccatcttgtttctgtctgagagGCAGATCTCCAGGTGAACCAGTTAGGTCAGTACCTGGAGCGACGCTTCATTTGTCTTTCACCACGTGATTTCAGGAGGATTAAGAAGACCTTCATTTAAAATTGGCCTTCCTTTTCAGAGCGAGATTTGAAACTTTGGTTCAATTGGTCCATCACTATCAACAAGACGCAGAACTAATCCTGAAGTTTCGATTTAAACTATAAATGTTGACTTAACATTCTGGGGAATGCACTTTATACAATGCTTTTTGCATTTCCCTGACAAAATATGAATTAATGATATAGTTTCTAAACACATCATTTTAGCAATACtgaattcacaataaaaaacaaacaagtcctaaaaaaaattactttattaagAAACAGGTGATGGCTCTGCAAAATGACAACTGAAATCAATATcttcaaaaacaagacaaaaatattcattatttgttttacgaaacattttttttaaaacaaacataaaacaatgttcAAATTAATCCATTCACctttggagctttttttgttaaaacagtgCTTAAAGATCACACCAGCAGTCTCTCGATGGCCATCTGCACAGACTGGATCTGCGGTTTGAGCT from Kryptolebias marmoratus isolate JLee-2015 linkage group LG17, ASM164957v2, whole genome shotgun sequence includes these protein-coding regions:
- the crym gene encoding ketimine reductase mu-crystallin, giving the protein MAGPPVVIWEREVGRLLRFKDLVPRLEDALGKFSRRDSSEVVQPVRSAVPLQKHNGFMGLMPTYMENDGVLSTKFACFYKRKEGSSLPSVQATVVLLDPEYGNVKAVMDGEVITAMRTAAVSAISAKLLMCPGADVLAILGTGKQALSHYSVFTEMFSFKEVRVWSRTKQGVDRFLDSVGGPVKGCGSVEEAVRGADVIVTVTGSTEPVLFGQWVKPGAHIAAVGACRPDWRELDDELMKNAVVYADSREGAMTESGDVILSGAEVFAELGDVINGTKAAHREKTTVFKSLGMGVEDAVSAKLVFDQWTAQKFHL